TGTCCGGCTGTAGACCACTAACACAAGAAGAAACACTACAGTGTTCCAGTGCTTTTCAAGGTCGTTACCACATTCGTGATAAGTGCCTTTTTGTGCTTGGCGTACTGGCAGGTTTCCGTATTAAAGAAATGCTGTCGCTTCGTGTGAAAGACGTTGTTGTAAATAAGCGTATTCGTAATACAATTCAAGTGAAACGCCGTTTTATGAAAGGCAAGCATGAGTCGCGTAGTGTGTATCTGGCTCCGGCGGCTCGTAGTGCGATTCTTGAGCAGGTTAAGGCGATGGTGTGGGCGAGTCCTGAAACGTATCTGTTTAAAGCACAGGGTGATACCAATAAGCCTATTAGTTACGAGCGGGCGCGGATGGTTCTTATAGAGGCAATGCAGCGGGTGGGCGTTGTCGAAAATGTGGGAACGCATACACTGCGTAAGACATTCGCCAATATGATGTATGACGAATTTATTGCTATGC
The Halodesulfovibrio sp. MK-HDV genome window above contains:
- a CDS encoding tyrosine-type recombinase/integrase, which translates into the protein MSGCRPLTQEETLQCSSAFQGRYHIRDKCLFVLGVLAGFRIKEMLSLRVKDVVVNKRIRNTIQVKRRFMKGKHESRSVYLAPAARSAILEQVKAMVWASPETYLFKAQGDTNKPISYERARMVLIEAMQRVGVVENVGTHTLRKTFANMMYDEFIAMRQRGEHIDPFMELSQALGHKDPKSTTHYITFRDHYRKNAIAELGGMFD